One Maribacter cobaltidurans genomic window carries:
- a CDS encoding RNA polymerase sigma factor: MELQIEDSELVRDYISGDEKALEILIHRHNQRITSFIYSKVLDRDVTEDIFQDTFIKVIKTLKKGSYSEEGKFLPWVMRIAHNLIIDHFRKNKRMPMFEGNEDFNIFSVIGDDKLNAEKQLIKDQIDTDLRELIEELPDDQKEVLIMRIYKDMSFKEISENTGVSINTALGRMRYALINLRKIIEKHNIVLTH, translated from the coding sequence ATGGAATTACAGATTGAAGATTCAGAACTAGTAAGAGATTACATCAGTGGCGACGAAAAAGCCTTGGAAATTCTTATTCATAGACATAATCAGCGTATTACGAGCTTTATTTATTCCAAAGTATTGGATAGGGACGTAACGGAGGATATCTTTCAGGATACCTTTATTAAGGTAATCAAAACCCTCAAAAAAGGGAGCTACAGTGAAGAAGGTAAGTTTTTACCTTGGGTTATGCGTATTGCCCATAACCTTATTATTGATCATTTTAGAAAGAACAAGAGAATGCCTATGTTCGAGGGGAACGAAGATTTTAATATCTTTTCTGTAATTGGGGATGACAAGTTAAATGCCGAAAAGCAATTGATAAAGGACCAAATCGATACGGATTTGAGGGAGTTGATTGAGGAACTTCCCGATGATCAAAAAGAAGTTTTGATAATGCGTATCTACAAGGATATGAGCTTCAAGGAAATTTCCGAAAACACGGGAGTAAGCATAAATACGGCACTTGGAAGAATGCGCTATGCATTGATTAACCTAAGGAAAATAATTGAAAAACATAATATCGTACTTACTCATTAA
- a CDS encoding sigma-70 family RNA polymerase sigma factor yields MIQALEDSQLVKDYMNGNERAIEVLIHRHNARLTGFIYSKVGDRELTEDIFQDTFMKVIRTLKRGAYNEEGKFLPWVMRIAHNLIIDHFRKSNRMPMYDATETFNVFSLMGDEKLNAESQLIKDQIDTDLARMIKELPDDQQEVLQMRLYKEMSFKEISENTGVSINTALGRMRYALINLRKLVEANSIVLTN; encoded by the coding sequence ATGATACAGGCACTTGAAGACTCCCAACTGGTTAAGGATTATATGAACGGTAATGAAAGGGCCATTGAGGTTCTTATTCACCGGCACAATGCACGCCTAACCGGCTTCATTTATTCCAAAGTAGGAGACCGTGAATTGACAGAGGATATTTTTCAGGATACCTTTATGAAGGTTATCCGTACACTCAAGAGAGGTGCGTACAATGAGGAAGGTAAATTTTTACCTTGGGTCATGCGCATCGCCCATAATCTCATCATAGACCATTTTAGAAAGAGCAATAGAATGCCAATGTACGACGCTACGGAAACTTTTAATGTTTTTTCCTTGATGGGCGACGAAAAATTGAATGCTGAAAGTCAATTGATAAAAGACCAGATCGATACGGACCTCGCAAGAATGATTAAAGAATTACCGGATGACCAACAAGAGGTATTGCAAATGCGTCTATATAAGGAAATGAGTTTTAAGGAAATTTCCGAAAATACGGGGGTAAGCATCAATACCGCACTAGGCAGAATGCGCTATGCCCTTATAAACCTTAGGAAGTTGGTTGAGGCTAATAGTATAGTTTTAACGAATTAA
- the uvrA gene encoding excinuclease ABC subunit UvrA: MTVLSQINPKKNIIIKGAKLHNLKNIDVVIPRNKLVVITGLSGSGKSSLAFDTLFAEGQRRYVESLSSYARQFLGKLDKPKVDYIKGIAPAIAIEQKVNSTNPRSTVGTTTEIYDYIKLLYARIGKTFSPISGNEVKKNTVSDVIEYVKTFDADTKLLLLAPITIREDRDSLKSLQLFSKQGYARIKYQGKVLRIDQAPKDIGKKFDLVIDRIITKNDEDFYNRLANAVDTAFFEGKGECIIEELSNSEQRLFSNKFELDGMQFLEPNVHLFSFNNPYGACPKCEGYGDVIGIDEDLVIPNTALSIYENAVFPWRGESMGWYRDQLVNAAYKFDFPIHKPWFELTEAQKKLVWDGNEHFIGLHKFFETLEEKSYKIQNRVMLSRYRGKTKCNVCHGKRLRTETDYVKIGGKSISDLVGLPIERLIPFFGTLELSDHDAKIADRLLKEINTRLGFLDKVGLNYLTLNRKSNTLSGGESQRINLATSLGSSLVGSMYILDEPSIGLHPKDTENLIQVLISLRDLGNTVIVVEHDEDIMKAADQVIDIGPEAGTHGGNIVAQGTLDEILKSSSLTASYLNGTMTIEVPKERRTSKNHIEIIGCRANNLRNINVTFPLDMLTVVTGVSGSGKSTLVKKLLYPIILKETGGYGEKAGQYSSVHGKYKHIKHVEFVDQNPIGRSSRSNPVTYIKAYDEIRNLFASQKLSKIRNYQAKHFSFNVDGGRCEKCKGEGEITVEMQFMADVHLECDTCGGKRFKKDVLEVTFNHKNIDDILNMTIDDAIAFFEAGEQKKIVSKLKPLQDVGLGYVTLGQSSSTLSGGEAQRIKLASFLVKGATKDKALFIFDEPTTGLHFHDIQKLLKSFNALIKKGHSIVVIEHNIELIKCADYIIDLGPGGGENGGQLLAEGTPEEVVKNTKSFTAKYLKEKLV, translated from the coding sequence ATGACCGTATTATCCCAGATAAATCCAAAAAAAAACATTATCATAAAAGGTGCCAAGCTGCACAACCTTAAAAATATAGATGTTGTAATCCCCAGAAACAAGCTTGTGGTCATAACGGGATTGTCCGGATCTGGAAAATCCAGTTTGGCGTTTGACACCCTTTTCGCGGAGGGACAAAGGAGATATGTGGAAAGTCTATCCTCATATGCCAGGCAGTTCTTGGGAAAATTGGACAAACCGAAGGTCGACTATATAAAAGGAATTGCACCGGCCATTGCCATTGAACAAAAGGTAAACTCTACCAACCCAAGATCTACGGTAGGTACCACTACTGAAATATATGATTATATAAAACTTCTGTATGCCCGTATTGGAAAAACATTTTCACCAATTTCAGGTAATGAGGTTAAAAAAAACACCGTATCAGATGTTATTGAATACGTTAAGACCTTTGATGCAGATACTAAACTCCTGCTCCTCGCTCCCATAACCATAAGGGAGGATAGGGATTCATTAAAATCGCTTCAATTATTTTCCAAGCAGGGGTACGCCAGAATTAAATATCAGGGGAAGGTCCTTAGAATAGATCAGGCCCCGAAGGATATTGGAAAGAAATTCGACCTTGTCATCGACAGAATCATAACCAAAAATGATGAAGATTTTTACAATAGGTTGGCCAATGCAGTGGATACCGCCTTTTTTGAAGGTAAGGGAGAGTGCATTATTGAAGAGTTATCAAATTCCGAACAACGCCTTTTCAGCAACAAATTTGAGTTGGACGGTATGCAGTTTTTGGAACCTAACGTTCACTTATTTAGTTTTAACAATCCCTACGGGGCATGTCCTAAATGCGAAGGATATGGAGATGTCATAGGGATTGATGAAGATTTAGTAATTCCCAATACAGCGCTTTCAATCTACGAGAATGCCGTTTTTCCATGGCGTGGTGAAAGTATGGGTTGGTATCGTGACCAATTGGTAAATGCTGCCTATAAATTTGATTTTCCCATTCACAAACCCTGGTTTGAACTCACTGAAGCACAGAAAAAATTGGTTTGGGACGGTAACGAACATTTTATTGGGCTACACAAGTTTTTCGAGACCCTTGAGGAAAAAAGCTATAAAATACAGAATAGGGTAATGCTCAGCCGTTATAGGGGAAAAACAAAATGCAATGTCTGCCATGGTAAACGACTGCGAACGGAAACGGATTATGTAAAAATTGGTGGCAAATCCATTTCAGATTTGGTAGGTCTACCCATTGAGCGGCTTATCCCGTTCTTTGGAACTTTGGAACTGTCCGATCACGATGCCAAAATAGCGGATAGATTATTAAAGGAAATAAATACCCGGCTAGGTTTCTTGGATAAGGTAGGGCTAAACTACCTTACCCTTAACAGAAAATCTAATACACTATCCGGTGGGGAAAGCCAGCGAATCAATTTGGCCACCTCCCTGGGAAGTAGCCTAGTGGGTTCCATGTATATTCTGGACGAGCCTAGTATTGGGCTTCATCCTAAGGACACCGAAAATTTAATCCAAGTTTTGATTTCACTTAGGGACTTGGGCAATACCGTCATTGTAGTGGAGCATGATGAGGATATTATGAAAGCTGCAGATCAGGTTATAGATATTGGGCCTGAGGCTGGTACACATGGGGGAAATATTGTTGCCCAGGGCACTTTGGATGAAATCTTAAAATCATCTTCACTGACTGCCAGCTACTTAAACGGAACCATGACTATCGAGGTTCCCAAAGAGAGACGTACCTCGAAAAATCATATCGAAATAATAGGTTGTAGGGCAAACAACCTGAGAAATATCAATGTTACTTTTCCATTAGATATGCTAACCGTGGTAACGGGTGTATCGGGAAGTGGGAAAAGTACCTTGGTCAAAAAGTTGTTATATCCTATTATTCTTAAGGAAACTGGAGGTTATGGGGAAAAAGCGGGTCAATATAGTTCTGTGCATGGTAAATATAAGCATATAAAACATGTGGAATTTGTGGATCAAAATCCTATAGGTCGCTCATCCCGTTCCAACCCCGTTACCTATATAAAGGCTTATGATGAGATACGGAACCTTTTCGCAAGCCAAAAGCTGAGCAAAATAAGGAACTATCAAGCCAAACACTTTTCATTCAATGTGGACGGTGGCAGATGTGAGAAATGCAAAGGAGAAGGAGAAATTACTGTGGAAATGCAGTTTATGGCCGATGTGCATTTGGAATGTGATACTTGCGGTGGAAAGCGATTCAAAAAAGATGTTTTGGAAGTTACTTTCAACCATAAGAACATCGATGATATCTTGAACATGACCATCGACGATGCCATAGCTTTCTTTGAAGCGGGGGAGCAAAAAAAGATTGTAAGTAAATTAAAACCCCTTCAAGATGTTGGATTGGGCTATGTAACGCTGGGGCAGTCCTCCTCTACCCTATCCGGTGGTGAGGCTCAACGCATAAAACTGGCGTCCTTCTTGGTAAAGGGAGCTACTAAGGATAAGGCCCTTTTTATATTTGACGAACCCACAACTGGACTACATTTTCATGACATCCAAAAATTATTGAAATCCTTTAACGCCTTGATTAAAAAAGGACACTCCATAGTGGTTATTGAGCACAATATTGAGCTCATCAAATGTGCGGACTATATCATCGATTTGGGGCCTGGAGGTGGAGAAAACGGCGGACAATTACTAGCCGAGGGAACACCCGAGGAGGTGGTTAAAAACACCAAATCCTTCACTGCAAAATACCTAAAGGAAAAACTGGTTTAA
- a CDS encoding RluA family pseudouridine synthase — protein sequence MAIIETHTVPEKVCISRLQEYGVGIFLNLPTKSSLKKAIRKNLILVDGKIATTATYILGGETISLREAPIKESKKKLQLPLEIVFEDDHLAVVAKPPGILVSGNGFRTIANALPQNLKRSKEPDAIIPKPVHRLDYPTTGLLLTGKTASSMVTLGNQFKKKQIAKTYYAVTIGAMKNKGIINSPIDGKDSVSYYEVISTVASNRFIFLNLVKLSPMTGRRHQLRKHLQSIGNPILGDPLYTSAHLKLKGKGLYLHAAVLEFDHPRTQERMQIKYALPKKFLKIFEKHPL from the coding sequence TTGGCTATTATAGAAACCCACACGGTCCCGGAGAAAGTATGCATTTCAAGATTGCAGGAATATGGTGTTGGTATATTCTTAAACCTTCCAACAAAGTCCTCTTTGAAAAAGGCGATTAGAAAAAATTTGATTCTGGTCGACGGTAAAATAGCAACGACGGCAACCTATATTCTGGGTGGGGAGACTATCAGCCTAAGGGAAGCCCCCATAAAGGAAAGCAAGAAAAAATTACAGCTTCCTTTGGAAATCGTTTTTGAAGATGATCATTTGGCCGTAGTAGCGAAACCACCGGGAATTTTGGTCAGTGGAAATGGTTTTAGGACCATAGCCAATGCCTTGCCCCAAAACTTAAAAAGGAGCAAAGAGCCTGATGCCATAATTCCCAAACCTGTTCATAGACTGGACTATCCTACAACTGGACTGTTGTTGACCGGAAAAACGGCCAGCAGTATGGTTACTTTGGGAAATCAATTCAAGAAAAAGCAAATAGCTAAAACCTATTATGCCGTTACTATTGGGGCCATGAAGAACAAGGGTATTATAAACTCGCCTATTGATGGCAAGGATTCAGTTTCCTATTATGAGGTTATAAGTACGGTAGCATCCAATCGATTTATATTCCTTAATTTGGTAAAATTAAGTCCAATGACCGGCAGAAGGCATCAACTTCGAAAACACTTACAAAGCATAGGGAATCCTATTTTAGGAGACCCCCTTTATACTTCTGCTCATTTAAAATTGAAAGGTAAAGGTCTGTATCTACACGCCGCCGTTTTGGAATTTGACCACCCAAGGACTCAAGAACGAATGCAAATTAAATATGCACTGCCCAAGAAGTTTTTAAAAATTTTTGAGAAACACCCCTTGTGA